The DNA window CAGCTTTGAAAGGGACTGTTGCAGATCCACACGTCTTTATGTCGGAGCGTGAATTGTACCTAAGTGAGGAGTATTCAAAAATAAAGAATTTCCTCTTTTTTGTAGGAACACCGTTTGAATGGCTTGTCTTACTTTTTATATTGATTACTGGGCTTTCTCAAGCGTTTGAAAGATGGATCCCTTTGCAAAACAAATGGGCAATTTGGCAAAATGCAATCTATTTATTTTTATTATCCTTACTTATGTTTATCGTGTTATTTCCTTTAGATTATTACAGGTATTCCTTAAGTAAATACTATGGGATTAGTACCCAGAATTTCAATTCTTGGATGCGAGATAATGTCATTGAATTTTGGGTTAACTTCGGAACAACAGTAGTGATTGTGACCGTTTTATATTGGCTTATTAATAAAAGCACAACGAAATGGTGGTTTAACGCATGGTTATTAATGATTCCTTTCTCCATTTTCCTCATGTTTATTCAACCAGTATTAATCGACCCACTTTATAACGATTTTTATCCACTAACCAATAAAGAACTAGAGACGAAAATTTTGTCGTTGGCTGAGCAAGCAAATATTCCAACAGAGCATGTGTATGAAGTGAATATGGCGGAAAAGACAAATGCGCTAAATGCCTATGTTACGGGGATTGGGAGTAATTCCAGAATAGTGTTATGGGATACGACGTTAAACCGCTTATCAGAAAATGAAATTCTCTTCATCATGGCTCATGAGATGGGGCATTATGTGGAAAAACATATTTATTTCGGAATCGCTGGTTATTTATTAACGATGCTTGTTGGGCTTTGGTTAACAGCGAAACTAATGCGTAGGGTCATCACCCGCTATGGACGTGTATTAAAAATTAATCGAATAAATGCTATTCACTCGCTTCCATTGTTTTTGCTTATTACATCTTTTCTGTTATTCGTTTCAAGTCCACTTTCCAATTACATTTCTAGATATCAGGAAAATAGAGCTGATCAGTATGCTATAGAGTTAGTAGTCGACCCAGAGGCAGCTGTGAGCACTTTTCAAGAGCTAACAAAGGCTGGATTAAGTGAAGTGAATCCTCCATTACTCGTAAAATGGTTTCGATATTCTCATCCAACCATGTTAGAAAGAATAACTAAAGTAGCTAATGAAATAGGAAAAGAAGAGTGAGGTAAATTAACAGAAGCAAATTAGCTAAAAGAGATTATAGGGAATCAAGTTATGAACATATGTAAGCGTCAAATAATGCCTGCCTAGCGACTAGGTGGGCATTATTTGACGTTGACTTGATTACGTGCATTTTATTTGTTGAAATTGCGTAAACACCCAACAAATAGATTCCATTCAGACTAGTGTATGAGTTGTTCGTTACACAGGGAACACTGGAGGGATACCTGGTGAATATGTCAACAGATTGCCACTTAGTAAGGATGGCGAATTCAATAATTCTGTTATATTTAGAAGAGTAACAATATCGAGAAATTAGAAATGTCGTACAGGAAAATGAAGGAGTGTTAAACTAGACAACATGCAAAAACAATCTAACTTTAATTTATGGGCATTGGCTCTAAAAACAGGTATTATTAAATCTAATTTAATTCCGATGGTAGCAGGTCTGATGCTAGCTTTATACACATATGAGTTAAGTTTCCGAGACAATCTTTCGAATCTTGTTTATGCAATTTTAGGAACGGCGGCAGTAATTGCTGCTGCGGGTTCTTTTAATAATTTGTACGATCGTGACATTGATGTTGTGATGCAACGTACGAAAAATCGTCCCACCGTAACAGGTGAATTATCTCCGAAACTTATCTTGGTCGTTGGAATCTCTTTACTTTTAATCGGAATTGGATTACTTGCATTAACGACACCACTTGCATCATTCTTAGGTTTTCTCGGAGTATTTTTCTATGTTGTACCATATACAATTTGGACGAAACGCCGTACCATTTGGAACACAGAAGTTGGCAGTATTTCAGGGGCAATGCCACCACTTATTGGTTGGGCAGCAGTAGCACCAGATATTTGGCATCCTGCAGCGTGGGCATTGTTCATTATCGTCATGATTTGGCAAATGCCGCACTTTTACGCGATTGCTCTTCGGAAAAAGGATGATTACGCTGCAGCGAATATCCCAATGCTTCCTGTAGTAAAAGGTGAGCGTCGTACGTATATTCAATCCAACATTTACTTAGTACTATTAATATTAACGAGCTTCTTATTTTTACCCCTTAGCTTAGGGCTCACATTTGTTTCGGTTATTTTAGGAGCAATTTGGCTGTCGATGAGTATTGTGGGCTATCACAAGAAGGAAGGGAAGAAATGGGCGAACCGTATGTTTGTATACTCTTTATTCCATATGATGTTCATTTTCGGCACTGTCATTATTTATGCATCTATAGGATTAATATTAAACGAGCATTGAGTTAGAAACCTTGTGTCACGAACAATTCAGAATAATTTCTGAGTTATGCATGACACAGGGTCCACTAACTATTTTGTACTTCTCACGAACAATAGTTTATACCACTGATTAACTAGAAAAGGCATACAAGACAAGCTATAAATAATAACTAGTTGTACTCCACTTAATGTCGCGACTTCAAACACACCTGTAAGCGAAGGGATAAATAATACTAAATGTAAACATAAAAAACCTATTAAAAATGCTAGCCAAGTATATTTATTTGAAAATACACCAATAGTGAAGATCGATTCTTTCGATCTGGAGTTGAAGCCATGTATTAATCTCGACAAACATAAAGTTGTGAATGCCATTGTGCTTGCTGTTAGCGTATCTCCCGCCTGCAATCCCATTCGAAAAGCAATAATTGTAGAGATTGCAATTAATAACCCTTCAAGCACCACTTGAGTAGTAAATGTTTTATTTAATAAAGACTTGTGAATATCTCTAGGCTTGTCCTTCATTGTATTTTTATTATGCGGCTCTAAACCTATTGCAATTGCTGGCAGACTATCGGTAAGTAAGTTAATAAATAATAGATGCACAGGTGCAAAGGGAACTGGTAAACCTAATACAGTTGCATATAAAACAACAAAAATAGCACCTGCATTCCCTGACAATAAGAATAGAATGGCGTTTTTAATATTGGTATAGAGGCTTCTTCCATTCGAGATTGCTTTGACAATCGTTGAAAAATTATCATCTGTTAAGATCATAGAGGATGCATCTTTTGCTACCTCGGTACCAGTTATCCCCATCGCCACACCGATATCGGCTTGTTTTAAAGCGGGGCCATCATTGACACCATCCCCGGTCATCGCAACGACATTTCCTTTTTCCTGCCATGCTTTCACGATACGAATTTTATGCTCTGGTGTTACACGGGCAAAAACAGAAATATCTTGTACCTTTTCTTGTAATTGTTGATCAGTTAATCCTTCAATCTCATAGCCTTCAATCGCTTCTGAAGGATCATTTAAAATACCAATTTGTTTCGCAATTGCAGTTGCTGTTATTTTATGGTCTCCAGTAATCATAACTGGTTTAATACCAGCTTTTATACAGCTTTCAACAGCTGCTTTTGACTCTTTTCTAGGAGGATCCATCATTGCAATTAATCCGACAAAGATTAAATCTCTTTCACCCCAGGCATCGATTGATTGATGTACCTGTATCTCTTTGTAAGCTATCGCTATTACTCTTAATCCATTCATCGAAAAATCACGATTCACTTCTTCGATTTTGTTACGATGTTTTTCCGTTATAGTACGTACACCTGTAGAAGTTTCGATTTTCGCAATCTTAGGTAAAAGAACATCAACTGCTCCTTTGGTAATCATTATTGATTGCAGATTGGACCGATGCACAGTCGTCATTAACTTTCTGTCCGAATCAAAAGGAATTTCCGCCACTCTCGGTTTGAGACTTCTTACGATTAATTCATCAAGACCGTACTGCTTCCCTAATTTTACAAGTGCAATTTCAGTGGGGTCACCGATTTCTTTATGATCTCTTTCCAATGCGTCATTACATAATAGTGACATTTCAATAAGATTTTTCTCTATTGCATTTTCAGTATTTAGTTGATCCTGCGGAATGACTTTTTGATCAATATATACTTGCTGAACAGTCATCTTATTTTCTGTTAATGTCCCCGTTTTATCTGAACAAATAACCGATACACTTCCCAGACTTTCGACAGCATAAAGCTTTCGTATAATGGCATTTTCTTTCGCCATTTTCTGTGTTCCAAAAGCCAATACAATGGTAACAATCGAGCTTAATGCTTCTGGAATTGCTGCAACTGCCAGCGAAACAGCAAACATAAACGATTCTACCAACTCTCGACCTCGAAAAAGATCGATAGTGAAAATGGCTAGACAGATTATCGTTATCCCTAATGCTAGATTTTCTCCAAAACGATCTAGACTTATTTGTAGAGGTGTTTTCTTTTCTTTCGCAGTACCCAGTAAACTTGCGATTTTTCCGATTTCGGTTTCCATTCCAATAGCTGTAACAAGTACAGTGCCGCGACCAGTAGTGACAAAACCTCCAGTGAAAACCATGTTTTTTTTATCTGCAATGGTTACATGATTTTCATTGATTGGTTCGGTACTCTTCGCAACAGCCAATGATTCACCTGTCAGCGAGCTTTCATTTATATGCAGATTATGGCTTTCTACTAATCTTCCATCCGCATTTACATAATCACCAGCTACCAAATAGAGAATATCTCCAACCACTATATCTTCTGAAGAAATCTCTACGATCTGATTATTTCGCATCACTTTTGCAACTGGAGTGGTCAAAGCTTTCAGATTATCCAAGGACTGTTCTGCCTTCACATGCTGTACAGTACCCAGGATTGCGTTTAATATAACGACAATCATGATTACAATAGTGCTTCCTACTTCACCTAATAGAAATGAAATGAAAGCGGCGATGATTAAAATTATGACTAATAAATCCTTAAACTGTCCAAAGAAAACGGCGAATGTACTTGTTCTTTTTCCTTCCACCAATTTATTAGAACCGTATATTTTTTGTCTATTTCGGACGTCATAATCATTCAATCCTTGATTTGTGACGTCCAATATCTTCATGATTTCAAGTGATGATTGTTGATGATATTCTAACATTCGATTCTCCTTCCAGTGTGCAATTATTAGACTATCAACCTAATTAAAGATAATCTCAGCAGAGATACTACTTGCTATTGAGTCTCGATAAACTCGAATAATTCAATTTCTATTGTCCATCAGAATGGAAGGAAGTAGCTAAAATAGGTCCATGAAGTAGGCACCTTTTGGATTGTGCAGGTATCAGATTCACTTGAATATATTTCCGGAAAATAGCATTCGAATAAGTATTTCAATTTTGTTCTCTATATATTCCACCTCCATTAACTATAACAATATTATTCCTTGTTCTATTCCAGTATGATAATAAGCGATATAGAAATTAAATTATTTGTTATATCGTTGAAAATATATATATAGATTCAAATAATTCAATTTTTATCACTTAAAATTCAGAATAGTTTCCATAATGTGCGTAACACAGGGAACGCTTCTATTTGTAACAGTGTCATAAATTCCTCACAACTTTTGGAGGGTTGGTACTTGTTTGGCTTGGCATCTTTCTACTAAGATGGAAGGTGTAGTGGAAGGGACGAGAGGTATGTTAAATGAAGCGAAAGCGTTTATACATCTTTTTTATAAGGAAACAGGTAGAGATGAACAAGAAATGGTTACTCGATTAAAAGAGATCGAGGAGCAGATTTATATAAATGGTACCTATGAACATACGGCAGAGGAGCTAACATACGGTGCTAAAGTGGCGTGGCGTAATAGCAATAAATGCATTGGTCGTTTATTTTGGCAAAGCTTAACTGTAATAGATAAAAGGGAACTACATACAGAGGAAGTCATCTTTGAATCTTTACTGGAACATATAAAGTTTGCCACCAATGAGGGGCGAATCAGACCGACGATTACGATATTTTCACCACAAGATGTCCGTGTTTGGAATCATCAGCTGATTCGTTATGCAGGATATGAGATGGAGGACGGAATTATTGGAGATTCCGATTCGATTGCTTTCACAAAAGTATGTGAAGAACTTGGTTGGAAAGGAAACAAAACAAATTTTGATGTCTTGCCACTCGTCATTCAAGTAAAGAATCGACCTGCAAAAATTTTCGAAATTCCTGAGCAATATATATTAGAAGTTCCAATCCGGCACCCAGAATATAATTGGTTTAAAGAACTACAATTGAAATGGTATGCAGTGCCGATGATTTCTAGCATGAAACTTGAAATTGGTGGCATCACTTATGCAGCTGCTCCATTTAACGGATGGTATATGGGTACAGAAATCGGTGCACGTAATCTAGCAGATGATTACCGCTATAACATGTTGCCGACGATTGCAGAGCATATGGGGCTTAACACAAAATCGAATGCTTCTCTATGGAAGGATCGTGCACTAGTTGAACTGAATGCAGCGGTTTTACATTCTTTCAAAGAAGACGGGGTCAGTATTGTAGATCACCATACAGCAGCACAGCAATTTAAGAAATTTGAAGAGATTGAAAAGGATGCAGGGCGAGATGTCACTGGAAACTGGACATGGCTTATTCCTCCAATGTCACCGGCAACCACTCATATCTTTCAAAAGCCATACAATAATGAAAAGATAACACCTAACTATTCTTATCAACCTTTACCATATTAAAAAGCAGAAGCATGGGTCCCATGCTTCTGCTTTTTAAATATAAACAAGTACAGAATAAAGCCTCCGTAAACGGCTGAGCACTATTATCTTAAGTTTCTTCAGTTACATATCGATCTCTACTTGCATGCATTCCTGAAAAGAATAGGAGTACGACGGTTACGATAAATAAAATAATAGATGTATGCCAGCTTCCAGTTGCATCGTGAATATAGCCAAAGAAAACTGGGCCAACTGCTGCTAAAAGATAACCGATTGATTGTGCTGTTCCAGAAAGTTCAGCGGCCTCCATAGGCGTTCGTGAGCGAAGAGAGAAAAACATCATGACCAGACTAAATGACGCACCCCCTGCTAAACCAAGGAAAATCATCCATACAATTGCAAGCGAATTACTACCTACTAATAATCCACTGAAACCGATTAAGTACAAAGCCGTATATACTACTACAAGTATTCGCTGATCTTTTAAGCGCCCCGCAATGATTGGTGTAATAAAAGTCATTGGCAATTGAGCGAATTGCATAATGGACAACATCCACCCAGATTGATCAGCTTCCATACCTTGAGATTGTAAAATATCAGGTATCCAAGCAGCAGTCGTATAAAAAATAAGAGATTGAAATCCCATACATAATGTGATGGTCCATGTTAAGGGAGAAGCTAGAATCGACTTAGGTTTGTCTATTTTAGTTTCAATTTGTGATTCTGTCATTTCTTTTCTTTTCTTAATTTGGGGTATCCAAATGATGCTAGCAATGATGGCAAAAATGGCCCAACAGCCTAGTGCACCTTGCCATCCATAAATTGTGCTTTCAGCAATAGGATAACTAATTCCTGCTCCTATTCCAGCGGATAGATTCATGGAAACTGTGAAAATCGCAGTCAATAAACCAACCTGTAAAGGGAATTTTAGCTTTATTAAACTTGGCAATAAAACATTTCCAAAAGCAATGGCGATTCCGATTAACGAAGTTCCA is part of the Psychrobacillus sp. FSL H8-0483 genome and encodes:
- a CDS encoding M48 family metallopeptidase, with the protein product MAKKWGIIALLLFGVYALGMYFYIFHSDSGGIPTALKGTVADPHVFMSERELYLSEEYSKIKNFLFFVGTPFEWLVLLFILITGLSQAFERWIPLQNKWAIWQNAIYLFLLSLLMFIVLFPLDYYRYSLSKYYGISTQNFNSWMRDNVIEFWVNFGTTVVIVTVLYWLINKSTTKWWFNAWLLMIPFSIFLMFIQPVLIDPLYNDFYPLTNKELETKILSLAEQANIPTEHVYEVNMAEKTNALNAYVTGIGSNSRIVLWDTTLNRLSENEILFIMAHEMGHYVEKHIYFGIAGYLLTMLVGLWLTAKLMRRVITRYGRVLKINRINAIHSLPLFLLITSFLLFVSSPLSNYISRYQENRADQYAIELVVDPEAAVSTFQELTKAGLSEVNPPLLVKWFRYSHPTMLERITKVANEIGKEE
- the cyoE gene encoding heme o synthase encodes the protein MQKQSNFNLWALALKTGIIKSNLIPMVAGLMLALYTYELSFRDNLSNLVYAILGTAAVIAAAGSFNNLYDRDIDVVMQRTKNRPTVTGELSPKLILVVGISLLLIGIGLLALTTPLASFLGFLGVFFYVVPYTIWTKRRTIWNTEVGSISGAMPPLIGWAAVAPDIWHPAAWALFIIVMIWQMPHFYAIALRKKDDYAAANIPMLPVVKGERRTYIQSNIYLVLLILTSFLFLPLSLGLTFVSVILGAIWLSMSIVGYHKKEGKKWANRMFVYSLFHMMFIFGTVIIYASIGLILNEH
- a CDS encoding cation-translocating P-type ATPase — translated: MLEYHQQSSLEIMKILDVTNQGLNDYDVRNRQKIYGSNKLVEGKRTSTFAVFFGQFKDLLVIILIIAAFISFLLGEVGSTIVIMIVVILNAILGTVQHVKAEQSLDNLKALTTPVAKVMRNNQIVEISSEDIVVGDILYLVAGDYVNADGRLVESHNLHINESSLTGESLAVAKSTEPINENHVTIADKKNMVFTGGFVTTGRGTVLVTAIGMETEIGKIASLLGTAKEKKTPLQISLDRFGENLALGITIICLAIFTIDLFRGRELVESFMFAVSLAVAAIPEALSSIVTIVLAFGTQKMAKENAIIRKLYAVESLGSVSVICSDKTGTLTENKMTVQQVYIDQKVIPQDQLNTENAIEKNLIEMSLLCNDALERDHKEIGDPTEIALVKLGKQYGLDELIVRSLKPRVAEIPFDSDRKLMTTVHRSNLQSIMITKGAVDVLLPKIAKIETSTGVRTITEKHRNKIEEVNRDFSMNGLRVIAIAYKEIQVHQSIDAWGERDLIFVGLIAMMDPPRKESKAAVESCIKAGIKPVMITGDHKITATAIAKQIGILNDPSEAIEGYEIEGLTDQQLQEKVQDISVFARVTPEHKIRIVKAWQEKGNVVAMTGDGVNDGPALKQADIGVAMGITGTEVAKDASSMILTDDNFSTIVKAISNGRSLYTNIKNAILFLLSGNAGAIFVVLYATVLGLPVPFAPVHLLFINLLTDSLPAIAIGLEPHNKNTMKDKPRDIHKSLLNKTFTTQVVLEGLLIAISTIIAFRMGLQAGDTLTASTMAFTTLCLSRLIHGFNSRSKESIFTIGVFSNKYTWLAFLIGFLCLHLVLFIPSLTGVFEVATLSGVQLVIIYSLSCMPFLVNQWYKLLFVRSTK
- a CDS encoding nitric oxide synthase oxygenase, yielding MLNEAKAFIHLFYKETGRDEQEMVTRLKEIEEQIYINGTYEHTAEELTYGAKVAWRNSNKCIGRLFWQSLTVIDKRELHTEEVIFESLLEHIKFATNEGRIRPTITIFSPQDVRVWNHQLIRYAGYEMEDGIIGDSDSIAFTKVCEELGWKGNKTNFDVLPLVIQVKNRPAKIFEIPEQYILEVPIRHPEYNWFKELQLKWYAVPMISSMKLEIGGITYAAAPFNGWYMGTEIGARNLADDYRYNMLPTIAEHMGLNTKSNASLWKDRALVELNAAVLHSFKEDGVSIVDHHTAAQQFKKFEEIEKDAGRDVTGNWTWLIPPMSPATTHIFQKPYNNEKITPNYSYQPLPY
- a CDS encoding MFS transporter translates to METIKERKGSILLLIIGIIFVSSTLRAPLTSVGPIISYIRDGLAISNVLAGFVTTIPLLAFAVISPFAPKIARRFGMELTLFYAILLLAAGIIIRSLGATAFLLIGTSLIGIAIAFGNVLLPSLIKLKFPLQVGLLTAIFTVSMNLSAGIGAGISYPIAESTIYGWQGALGCWAIFAIIASIIWIPQIKKRKEMTESQIETKIDKPKSILASPLTWTITLCMGFQSLIFYTTAAWIPDILQSQGMEADQSGWMLSIMQFAQLPMTFITPIIAGRLKDQRILVVVYTALYLIGFSGLLVGSNSLAIVWMIFLGLAGGASFSLVMMFFSLRSRTPMEAAELSGTAQSIGYLLAAVGPVFFGYIHDATGSWHTSIILFIVTVVLLFFSGMHASRDRYVTEET